CTGGCCGCGGAACGCCGCCTCGGTGATCTCGGCGCCCTTCTGGTCGACGAGCACGAAGGGCGCGCCAAAGGCCTGGGCGCTGTTCTTGCTGCTGTACCAGTCGAAGGTCAGCCAGCCGACGCCGGCGGCCATCAGGATCAGAATGCCGGCAAGGATCGTGCGCATCATCGATTGTGATTCCATGGTGTGATTGATGACCGGTTCAGAAGCACCAGGACATGCCAGCCTCGACCAGCGACATGAAGATGCCGGCGTCCTTGTCCAGCCAGGAGGCGAAGGCGAGCCCCGAAGCCGCCGCAAACACCATCAGGCCGAGCGCGATCCACGCGGTCGCCGAAAGCGATATGGGCAGGGCCTGTTTCATCAACCTTACATAGCGCGGCGCGTGATTTGCCAAAAGGGACATGTTGACGCTCTCATTCGTCCACGAAACACCATTTCGCGAGCGCCATACCTTGTTGTTACCTTGCATCATGCGATCGGCTGACCCAAGTGTTGGCGACTGCACAATTCCAGGAGGCTTTCATGCGGCGTGCCCTTTCCATTCTTGCCACCACGGTCGCGCTTGGTGTCGTTACACCCGCCATGGCCCAGCAGGTCGGCGAGGTTGGCGTCGACTGGCTTGGCAACGACATCATCGTCGAGGCGATCAAGGACCCGAAGGTGGAGGGCGTAACCTGCCACGTCTCCTATTTCGACCGCGGCGTGATCGACCGGCTGCAGAAGGGCAACTGGTTCGAGAACCCTTCTGATTCCGCCATTTCCTGCCAGCAGACCGGACCGATAAGCATAGGCGAGATCGATCTTGGCCAGGAAGGCGAGGAGGTGTTCAAGCAGGGCATCAGCCTGATCTGGAAGGAGCAGGTGGTGAACCGCATCTACGACCAGAAGAACGAGACGCTGATCTATCTCGCCCATTCGCGCCAGGTGCAGGACGGATCGGCCAAGATGTCGATGACGACGGTGCCGCTCTACGGCCAGAACGTGATCTGGACCAAGGGCAAGCCGCAATAGCTTGCGAGGTCGATGGCGCGGGCGTAAATCCCGCAGATGGACACTCCCGCCGACCTTCGCTTCAAGGATGACGAGCCGCGCATCCACCCGACTTCCGAGCTGAAAGGCTGCCGGCTTGGCCGCCACGTGACAGTTGGCGAGCGCGTCGTGCTGCGCGAGGTCGTCGTCGGCGACTATTCCTATTTCGAGCGCCATGCAGAGGCGATCTACACCACCATCGGCAAGTTCTGCTCGATCGCCGCCAACACGCGCATCAATGCGCTCGACCATCCGATGGAGCGGCTGACCACGCACAAGGTGAGCTACCGGCCCAACGAATATTTCCGCTATCTCGGCGTCGACGGCGATTTCCGCGAGCGCCGCAGGGCCAAGCTGGTGGCGATCGGGCATGACGTCTGGATCGGCCACGGCGCGGTCATCATGCCCGGCGTGACCGTCGGCAATGGTGCCGTGATCGGGGCGAACTCGGTTGTGACCAGGGACGTCGCGCCCTTCGAGGTTTTTGCCGGCGTGCCGGCCAGGAAGCTGAGGATGCGGTTTGCCCCTGAGATCGCCGCCCGTATCGAGGCGCTGGCCTGGTGGGACTGGCCACGCGAAAGGCTTTTCGAGGCCGTCCCCGACATGCAGAGCCTGCCGATCGAAGCGTTTCTCGACCGTTGGGAGACGCGGGAGGGCTAGCCTTGCTTACACACCCTGCGGAACCCCAAGCGGGCGCCGATTGTTTCCTTTCGCCAGCCGAAGGGAATTTCCGATGTTCGAGAGGGTTTTCACCAGGATTGCCAACAAGGTGGCTTATGCCGCCGGCCTGCCGCTGACCTTTCTCGGCTGCTGTCTGATCGTTCTGGTCTGGGCAGCCTCGGGCCCGGTCTTCGGCTTTTCCGATACCTGGCAGCTGGTGATCAACACCGGCACGACCATCATCACCTTTCTGATGGTGTTCCTGATCCAGAACACCCAGAACCGCGATGGCGCTGCGATTCAGGCCAAGCTCGACGAGTTGATCCGCGTCGGCAAGGCACAGAACCACTTCATCGGCATCGAGCATCTGACTGAAACCGAGGTCGAGGAGATCCGCAAGAAATGCGAGGAAGCGGCCAAGCGGCATGATGGCCGGGCGAAAGCGAAGGCGTGAGCGCCACGTCTCCTCGCAGTCGGGAGACGTCCATGCGTGTCGGAT
The nucleotide sequence above comes from Aminobacter aminovorans. Encoded proteins:
- a CDS encoding CreA family protein, encoding MRRALSILATTVALGVVTPAMAQQVGEVGVDWLGNDIIVEAIKDPKVEGVTCHVSYFDRGVIDRLQKGNWFENPSDSAISCQQTGPISIGEIDLGQEGEEVFKQGISLIWKEQVVNRIYDQKNETLIYLAHSRQVQDGSAKMSMTTVPLYGQNVIWTKGKPQ
- a CDS encoding DapH/DapD/GlmU-related protein: MDTPADLRFKDDEPRIHPTSELKGCRLGRHVTVGERVVLREVVVGDYSYFERHAEAIYTTIGKFCSIAANTRINALDHPMERLTTHKVSYRPNEYFRYLGVDGDFRERRRAKLVAIGHDVWIGHGAVIMPGVTVGNGAVIGANSVVTRDVAPFEVFAGVPARKLRMRFAPEIAARIEALAWWDWPRERLFEAVPDMQSLPIEAFLDRWETREG
- a CDS encoding low affinity iron permease family protein; protein product: MFERVFTRIANKVAYAAGLPLTFLGCCLIVLVWAASGPVFGFSDTWQLVINTGTTIITFLMVFLIQNTQNRDGAAIQAKLDELIRVGKAQNHFIGIEHLTETEVEEIRKKCEEAAKRHDGRAKAKA